Proteins from one Mastacembelus armatus chromosome 16, fMasArm1.2, whole genome shotgun sequence genomic window:
- the tmem158 gene encoding transmembrane protein 158 — translation MLNNSPTLLLALTAVAGLLQRCQGWSDEDLLLPPVNSSNRFLANLEVDVRFSKRSVEENDASSLQTLSQCNVSVQRLMPTSLVARWDSSFGFQCDVLIYTTNNHGRAFFSASFNRALSPVVIEHLGVTGVQQELRLCVGCGMSRYRRFGQGRSRGQQTGDQVTFCCVDFSLDKLKGDKSWRLNRKPIESTLVACFMTLVIIVWSVAALIWPVPIIAGFLPNGMEQRRPR, via the coding sequence ATGCTGAACAACTCTCCGACTCTCCTGCTGGCTCTGACCGCGGTGGCCGGACTTCTCCAGCGATGTCAAGGCTGGAGCGACGAAGACCTCCTCCTACCGCCCGTCAACTCCTCCAACAGGTTCCTGGCCAACCTGGAGGTGGACGTGCGCTTCTCTAAGAGGTCTGTGGAGGAGAACGACGCCTCCTCCCTGCAGACTCTGTCCCAGTGCAACGTGAGCGTCCAGAGACTGATGCCCACCTCGCTGGTGGCCCGCTGGGACAGCAGCTTCGGCTTCCAGTGTGACGTGCTCATCTACACCACCAACAACCACGGAAGGGCTTTTTTCTCTGCGTCTTTCAACAGGGCGCTCTCGCCTGTCGTCATCGAGCACCTCGGGGTCACCGGGGTGCAGCAGGAGTTGCGGCTGTGCGTGGGCTGCGGGATGTCCCGGTACCGGAGGTTTGGTCAGGGCAGGTCGAGGGGACAGCAGACCGGGGATCAGGTCACTTTCTGCTGCGTGGATTTCAGCCTCGATAAGCTGAAGGGGGACAAAAGTTGGAGGCTGAACAGAAAACCCATCGAGTCGACACTTGTGGCTTGTTTCATGACTTTGGTCATCATTGTGTGGAGCGTTGCTGCTCTCATATGGCCAGTCCCCATCATTGCAGGGTTTCTGCCCAACGGGATGGAGCAGAGGAGACCGAGATAA